CTGCGCCTCGCGGCCGAGCGGGCCGTTGACCGTCTCGGTGTACACGTGGCCGGCCAGCGCCGGTGCGATGGTGGCGACGACCCTCTTCCCGATCAGCTCAGGCCGGGGATGCGTGTAGCGGATCCCGTTCGTGTCCATCACCACGATGAAATCGACGCCCGCCGCCTTCCGCCCCGCCTCGGTGAGCGGCTGGAGCACTCTGGAAGGATCAGGAGCCTTCAGCGCGGTCAGGAGGACCGGTGAATGGGCGAACGTCTGCGCGACGGCGACGGAGCGGTTTCGCGCCTCCGTACTGCTGGCGTGCCGGGCCTGCACTACGAGTGCCAGCACCGAAGCAGCCACGAGGAGCACGACCACAACCACCTGCAGGGCGAAGACCTGGCCTGCGAGGCTCCGGGGGCGTTTGCCCGTGAGTGACCGCATCTGTGCGCTCCGGAATCGGCCGAAACGACTAACCCAGTGCTCTTTGTAACACCGCGAGCTCGAAGGTGCGTGCGGTCAGGGCTCGCTCGGAGGCGGTACCGCGCGTCGGCCCGACGACAATCCGGCAGCAGCGGAACCGGCTCGGCGCCAGGGCAGTACGGATTCAACGCCAGGAGTACGGATACCGTCGGCCCGGATCGGCGGGGAGGACCCGGTCTGGTGGCCCTGGCCCACCACGGACGGCTGGATGCCCTCCGTGATGATGAGGCCTGCCGAGGCGCGCTGGGCGTAATACTCGGCGACGAGATCCGTGGTGGTGCCGCCCTCACAGGCCAGGCCGCAGGTTATCGGAGCACCGCAATGTGGTGGGCGAGACGGGTACCACACGGGCGATCATGCATGCTTCAGAAATACGCGGCCGACCAATTACTTGCGTTCCGCGTCCCTGCGGTCCGTTACGACTCGGTACGCGATAGCCGGGGCCGTCAGAGCGATTCGATGGGCCCTGGCGATCCTGCGAGACTGCTGGCATGACTGGCATGATCGTGGTCGGCGACTATGACCCCCGATGGCCCGAGCGGTTTGAGGACCTGCGGCAGCGGCTTGCACCTCATGCCGCGGACCTGGCTGTATCCATCGAGCATGTCGGAAGCACAGCCGTGCCCGGATGTGCCGCCAAGCCGATCATCGACCTCGACATCGTGGTGGCCGAGGAGGCCACCATGCCCGCGCTGATCTCCCGGCTTTCCGAGCGGGGCTACCGGCACGAAGGCGATTTGGGGATTCCGGGGCGGGAGGCCTTTCAAGCCCCTCCTGCGGCTCCCGAGCATCACCTGTACAGCGTGGTCAAAGGATCCAGACCCCACCTTGATCACGTCTTGCTCCGTGACTACCTACGTCAGCGGCCCGATGAAGTCCGGCGCTACAGTGCGTTGAAGGTGGCCCTCGCACAGCGGTTCCGCGCCGACAGCCAGGGCAGACGGGACTACTCGAGGGCGAAGAGCGCTCTGGTGGAGGAACTGGTCGCGAAGTCCTACGTCGCTCGGGCCGCCGGAGAACCGTGACGTGACGGTGGCCGCACGGGTTGGTGATGTCGACGCTGAGCTATTGTCAAATCCTGTGGATGACCGGACAGCCCGATGGCCGGTCGATCAAGCAAGCGGCTTGCGGTAGCGGACGTATTCGTTCTGCCGCCGGAACCCCACGCTCTCGTAGAGGTCGTAGGACCGGTGTGGATTTGCCGTGCCCGTGAACAGCCGGGCGATCGTTGCACCCTGTTCGCGAAGGCTTTGCAGCCCGTCCAGTAGCAGGGCCCGGCCGATTCCGAGGCGTCGCTGATCCGTCCGGATACTCAGCTCTTCTACCTCGCCCACGGTGTGGTCGTGACGGCGGATGGAGCAGAGGGCGACGCCGACCATGTCCTGCCCGTTCCAGGCAGCCCTCCAGCATGCCGGGTCGGCGGTGTCGACGAAGTCCTGGAACGGCCATCTCTGAGTGAAGCCGCTGTCCGCGTACGAATCGACGACCGTCCTCCAGGCTGCACGGTAGTGGCTTGTCCCGATCGGCCCCGTCCGTATCCCGGCCGGCAGTTCGTCGCCCGGCTCGGGCATCTGCTGCAGATCGCCCAGCTCCAGCTCGACCAGACTGAAGACACGTCGGTAGCCGGCTGCGCGCAGAAGTGCCGTGGCATCCTGCTCGGAGGTCATGGCGTTCGCGCCGATCACTGCCGTCCGCGCCGTTCCATGCTGTTTGACGAGCCGGCGGATCCGCTCTTCGGCCCAGCTCAGCATCTCTGAGCCGATGCCCTGGCCGCGATGCTCGGGCAAGAGGTAGCCGCGGTGCAGGTATAGCCACGTATCGTCCCGCTCCTGCCACCACCGGATCGTCGAGTAGCCGACGACGCTCCCGTCGCACACCACCAGGATCTGGTTCTTGGACGGCTCCTCCAACTTGGCAGAAGCTTCCGCGATCTCGGCTGCTGTCGGGAGCCCTTCCACAACCGACTGGGCATCGACCCGGTCCCGTTCAGCACACCCCCGCCGCACCGCAGCCATGGCGCCGTGGTCTTCGTCGCCGCGATACGGCCGGAACCCGAAGCCGACCGGAAGGTCCTGTCCTGCCGTGCCATCCAACATGACCGGATGATCTCGAACTTCGAGGCAGGCCCGCCACCCTATTCACGCCGCGGTCGTCTGCGGCCGTTCAACGAGCTGGCCGCGTTCGAAACAGGCCCCGGCGCGGACGAGGGCAACGAGGTGGGGTGCATTCACGGCTCGCCAGCGGGCCTGGGCGGCCTCGACGAGCTTGAAGACCATCGCCAGGGCGGCGGCCCGGGATCCGGCACCCTTGGTGACCTTGGTCCGCAGACGGACGGTCGTGAAGGTCGACTCGACGGGGTTGGTTGTCCGCAGGTGGATCCAGTGCTCGGCGGGGAAGTCGTAGAACGCCAACAGTTCGTCCTCGTTCGATGAGCTCCAGGGCGCGGGCGGCGTCGCGGCGGAGTTGCCGGTTCTCGTCGACGCGGTCCTGAAGAGCCGCGTCGCGGTAGGTGTTGGCGCTGTTCATGGTCGTGGCCCTTACTGCTCGGTGGTGGGCCCGTACTGGGCGTCGTAGATGCCGCTCATGACCAGGAATCCTTGATTGCGGTGGTGGCGGTTTCGGCATCCATCAGTGTGCTGCACGCGGTTCAGGATCAGGCAGTGGTCGTGGAGTAGTTCTTCGCGTTCAGGGTGTCTCATGAAACCGATGGCCTCGCCGTCGGCCCAGGTCAGCGGCTGGTGCTTCTCAGCGCCAGACGGCTTCCTGCTCCGCCTCGGTCACGGCAGTCGTCTCGGCGGCGGACACGGCCAGGGCCTCGGCCAGCTCCTCCCTCGCAATCAGAAGAACGTCCGCCACTGCTTCAAGCCGCGGCCGACGGCCTACCCCACGGAGGTTCGGTGGGGGTGCCGTGCGGTACGGGTGACATGCCGCATCTCAGCATGCCTCGGCGAACTGCCGCTTCCGTGCCGTCGTCGGCAGCGCTGTTCCCAGGTCGGTGCAGGTAACG
The nucleotide sequence above comes from Streptomyces sp. ML-6. Encoded proteins:
- a CDS encoding GrpB family protein, coding for MTGMIVVGDYDPRWPERFEDLRQRLAPHAADLAVSIEHVGSTAVPGCAAKPIIDLDIVVAEEATMPALISRLSERGYRHEGDLGIPGREAFQAPPAAPEHHLYSVVKGSRPHLDHVLLRDYLRQRPDEVRRYSALKVALAQRFRADSQGRRDYSRAKSALVEELVAKSYVARAAGEP
- a CDS encoding GNAT family N-acetyltransferase — its product is MLDGTAGQDLPVGFGFRPYRGDEDHGAMAAVRRGCAERDRVDAQSVVEGLPTAAEIAEASAKLEEPSKNQILVVCDGSVVGYSTIRWWQERDDTWLYLHRGYLLPEHRGQGIGSEMLSWAEERIRRLVKQHGTARTAVIGANAMTSEQDATALLRAAGYRRVFSLVELELGDLQQMPEPGDELPAGIRTGPIGTSHYRAAWRTVVDSYADSGFTQRWPFQDFVDTADPACWRAAWNGQDMVGVALCSIRRHDHTVGEVEELSIRTDQRRLGIGRALLLDGLQSLREQGATIARLFTGTANPHRSYDLYESVGFRRQNEYVRYRKPLA